The genomic segment CGCGATTGACGGTGACGGTGAAAGCGTCGGACCGCACGGTGCGGGCGAGGCGCGAGGACACGCGGAAGCCGCCGAGCGGAATGATGCCGCGCATGTCGGGCTCGACCCAGAACAGCGAGGGATCGTCGACGCTCTCGGCCATCGGGAAGATGCCACACGCATAGGCGCGCAGCAGCACGTCGGGCGTGATCTCGGAAGCGGCGGAGGAGTCGCGTGAGGCCATCCGCAAAGCATAGCACGACGGCGAAAGGGCGCGACCCTGTGGGCGATGGCGGGCCGCGGCTCAGCGCGGCAGGTCGGGATGCCAGCCGACCAGCAGCAGCATCGCAAAGAACGCGATGAAATAGGCGACGCCGACGTGCCAGCCGTGGCGCAGCCACATCACCACGGACTTTCCTTCCGGGAACATGTTGGTGATCGCGACGCCGGCCGAGGAGCCGAACCACATCATCGAGCCGCCGAAGCCGACCGCATAGGCCAGAAAGCCCCAATCGTAGCCGCCCTGTTTCAGCGCCAGCGCGGTGAGCGGGATGTTGTCGAAGCCGGCCGAGACGAAGCCCAGGCCGAGCGCGGTCTGCCAACTCGCGGCGGGCAGCTCTTCGACCGGCATCAGCGAGGCCGCCGTCACCAGCGCGAGCAGGAAGATCGTGCCCTTGAAGGTCGCGGGCATCAGCTCCCAATCCGGCCGGCGCAGCGGCGCGGTGATCAGGATCACCGCCCAGACCGTCAGGCCGAGAACCGGCGCGTGGTCGAGCAGCGCCGGGAATTTCATGTTCGCGGTGACGTTGGCCGCCAGTGCCGCGATCAGGATCGCCGCGACGATGCCGACCCGGACCCACTCGATCTGCAGGCCTTTCGGCGCGTTCTTCACGATCGGCGAAAACTTCTGCTGCTGGATCGAGGCCGGCACGGCGAACAGCGCCAGGGCGATCACCGCCGCCACATAGGCTTCCAGCACGCTGAGCGGCGAGACGCCGGCGATCCACATCATCGTCGTGGTGGTGTCGCCGACCACGCTGCCGGAGCCGCCTGCGTTCGAGGCGGCGACGATCGCGGCGAGGTAACCGATGTGGACCCGGCCGCGGAACACGTGCCGCGCCACCATGCCGCCGATCAGCGCGGCGGCGATGTTGTCGAGGAAGCTCGACAGCACGAACACCAGCCCGAGCAGCACCACCGGGCCTTTCCAGTCGTCCGGGAGCAGTGCCGGCATCTCGTCGGGAATGCCGCTCTTTTCGAAATGCGCCGACAGCAGCGCGAAGCCCATCAGCAGCAGGAACAGGTTCGCCAGCGTGACCCATTCGTGCTGCATGTGCAGCGCCAAGCCGGACAGGCCGACGCCGGTCTTGAAGCCGGCGAACGCCAGCTTGTAGCCGACCACGGTTACCAGGCCGGCCAGCGCGATCAGTAAGGTGTGGCGGTGGAAGATCGCGACCCCGACCAGGGTGGCGGCGAACAGGATGAAATCGAGCGGGATGCCGAAGATCAGGATCGGGGTCACAGCTGCCTCGCGCCGGACACGACGGGCTGCGCCGCGGCGGCGCGCCACCGAGATACGAACGGCAACATATTGCCGCTGAGGGCGTGAACGTTCAAAGGCGCATCTTCCCGAATTGATCGGCCGATCCGGTTGAGCCGGCGGCGCGGCGGAAGCTGCCCGAGGTGCGACAGAATGGCAAGGCGGCAATGGTCTTAGGGCACCGGCCGCCAAAGCAATATGTTCACCGGCAACGTTTCGGCCGTCAGGTTTTGACCGCGAGCCAGATCCAATGCCGCGAGCCGGTGCGCTTGCCGACCGCACGTACCGGGACTTCGTTGACGACGAAATCGCTGCGCCGCAGCCGCTTGGTGAAGCTGTCGTCGGGGCCCGACGACCACACCGCCAGCACACCGCCGCCGCGCAATGCCGCGCGGGCATCGGACAGGCCGCGGCTGTCGTACAGCTGGTCGTTGGCGGGACGCGACAGTCCTTCGGGGCCGTTGTCGACGTCGAGCAGGATCGCGTCGTAGCGCCCGGCGCCGGCGCGGATCAGCTCACCGACGTCGCGCTGCAGGATGCTGACGCGGGGATCGGTCAGGCTGTCGCCGTATAGCCCGGCCATCTCGCCGCGGCCCCAGTCGATCACCTCGGGGACCAGTTCGGCGACCTCGATCGTGGCGTCGGTGCCGAACACTTTCAACGCGGCGCGCAGCGTGAAGCCCATGCCGAGTCCGCCGATCAGGACGCGCGGACGAGGGCGGCCGGCGAGCTTCTGACAGGCGAGGGTGGCGAGCGCCTCCTCGGAGCCGCCGAGCCGGCTGTTCATCAGTTCGTTGGCGTCGAGCCGGATCGAGAATTCCTCGCCGCGCCGCATCAGCCGCAATTCGCCGCCGCCGGGGACTTTCGCGGTGGCCAACTGAATCCAGGGAAGCACAACAATCGCCTTTGGTCGCTAAGAGGTCGCCGGCAGAAAAGGGGAGGACCGGCGGTTCGTCCGGCCGGAGAACCCGCGGCTTGTGTAGTGCGCAGGCGGGCCGGTGTCACCCTGCGGCGGAGCAGGACCAGATCAGGGAGTCGCCGGCTCCGGCGCCGCTGCGGCGGTCGCGTTGGCGCGGCGAAACCGCAGCACCATGCGGGTGCCGGAATGGTTGGGGTCGCGCTCGACATCGGCTTCGAGCTTGGCCGCCATCGCGCTGACGATGCGCTGGCCCATGCCGGTCGATTGCGGATTGGCCTTGACGTTGAGGCCGACGCCTTCGTCGGCGATCACCAGTTCGAGGTCATCGCCGTCGGCCTTCAGCTCGACATGGATCGGCCCCTTGCCCTCCGGATAGGCGTATTTGACGGCGTTCATCACCAGCTCATTGACGATGATGCCGATCGCCACCGCGCGGTCCGGATCGGTTTCGACCGGCTGCGCCGACAGCGTCAGCCGCGACATCCGGTTGCCCTCGGCCGAGCGCCTCAGATCCTCGAGCAGCGACTCGAGATACTGGTTGAGCATCACGCTCTTGAGGTCGTGCGAGGTGTAGAGCCGGCGGTGTACCTGCGCCACCGCGGCGACGCGGCCCATCGCATTGGTCAGCGCCGCCTTGACCTCGTCCTGCTTGCTGGACGACGCCTGCAGATGCAGCAGCGAAGCGATGATCTGCAGCGAATTGCCGACGCGGTGGTTGACCTCACGGAGCAGCATTTCGCGCTCGGCGGCGAGCGCGGCATAGCGGTCGCGCGAGGCACGCACTTCGGCTTCGGCGTCGTCGCGCGCCTTGCGTACCATCGCCTGCTTCAACGCCTGATCGGCAGCGACCTGCAGCAGCGGCACGAACTCGCCCTGCGTGTCCTTGACCAGATAATCGTCGGCGCCGGCTTTCAGCGCGGTGACGGCGATCTTGGAGTCCTGCGAGGCGGTGACGAACACCACCGGCGGCGGATCCGGGATCGCCTGGATCTGCTCCAGCGTCTCCAGCCCGTCGAGGCCGGGCATGTACTGGTCGAGCGCGATCACGTCGATGCCGCCCTGGCGCAACCGCTCCAGGCCGGCTTCGCCGCTCAGCACGTGTTCGACGCAGAATCCCTGCCGCTGCAGGCCGCGCGACACGAGGCGGCCGAGCGCCTCGTCGTCGTCGATGTAGAGCAGGGTCGGCTTGGCGTCTGTCATGGAGCGTCGGGCTGGGGGACCTGGATGACCGAAAAGAACAGGCCGAGTTGGCGGATCGCGTTGGCGAAGCTTTCGTAGTTCACCGGCTTGGTGATGTAGACGTTGCAGCCGAGCTCGTAACAGCGCTTGATCTCATGCGCGTCGTCGGTCGTCGTCAGCACCACCACCGGGGTGGCCTTGAGATGATCGTTCTCCTTGATCCGCCGCAGGATGTCGATGCCGCTGGCATCGGGCAGATTGAGGTCGAGCAGCACCAGTAGGGCACGATGCTGGTGTTCGACGCCGGTGCCATCGCTGCCGAACAGATAATTCAGCGCGGCTGTCCCGGAGGTGAACGGGATGATCTCGTTGTTGACGCCCGAACGGCGGATGTTCCGCTCAATCAGACGGGCATGACCCTCGTCGTCCTCGATCATGATGATGGTGACAGGGTTACTCATGCGCGCTGTTCCTGGTTCTTGTTTGCCGTCCACTTGGCCGGCAGGGTGATGGTGAAGGTCGAGCCTTCGCCGAGCGCGGATGACACCGACATGGTGCCGCCCAGGCGTCGGACCAGCGCTCGCACATGGGCGAGGCCGATCCCTTGGCCGGGCCGATCCTGTGTACCGGCGCGGCGGAAAAGATCAAAGATTCTCTGGTGGTCCTTGGGATCGATCCCCCGGCCGTTGTCGGCGATCTCGAAGATCACGAAGCCGAGCTTCTGGCGGCCGCGGATCACGATGTCGCCCGGTACGCCATCCTTGAGATATTTCAGGGCGTTATCGATGAGATTTGAGAAGATCTGTTCAAGTGCGAGGCGGTCGCTGACGATCTCCGGCAAGGGCTCGATGCGGATCTGGGCGTTGGCTTCGGCGGCCTGGTGCGCGACGGTGGAGACGATGTTCTCGATCAACTCGCGGGTCTCGATCCGCACCGGCTGAAATTGGCGCCGGCCTTCGCGCGTCAGGTTCAGGATGGCGCTGATCAGGCGGTCCATCTTGCCGATCGAGGATTTGATGAAGCCGAGCGCCTCGGTGAAATCTTCGGAGAGCTGGCGGTCGGCGGGCTCCAGTTCCGCCTCGCCATCGCCGTCGGCATTGGCGGCGCTCTGCTTGCCGGTGACTTCGCGGCTCAGCGTCCCGATCCGGCGGAAGATGTCGCTGCGCAGCTCTTCCAGCTCGCTGGTGAAGCCCATGATGTTGACCAGCGGCGAGCGCAGATCGTGGCTGACGATGTAGGCGAAGCGCTGGATCTCCTCGTTGGCCTCGCGCAGGTCGGCGGTCCGCTCCTGCACGGCGGATTCCAGGTTCAGATTGTTCTCGCGCAGCTGATTTTCGGCTTCGTCGCGCGCCCGCGCCGAGCGTCGCACCAGGAAGATCGACAGGCCGGCAAGCACCAGAACCAATCCCGAACCGGTGGTGGTGATGATGGTGGCCAGTGCCTGGCTGCGGTCGGCCTCGGTGGTGCGCTCGGAAAACAGCCGGTTTTCCTCCTGGCGCATTGCCGTCAGCGACGTGGTGAGGGTGTCCATGGCACGGCGGCCGTCGGTGTCGCGCAGCAATTGCCGGGCGTCCTCGATCCGGCCCTGCTGCGCCAGCGCGATCACCTGGCGAAACCGTTCGATGCGTGAGTTGGCGGAGGCGATCGCCTGGTCGATGAACGGGACCTGCGCGGTATTGTCGGCGACGAAATCCCGTAGCTTCTTCAGCCGCGGCACCACATCGGACGCCGCCTCCTCGAACTGGGCGATCAAATCGTCCTGCTGGGTCAGGACGTAGCCGCGTTCGGCGCTTTCGGCGCGGCGGAGCTGCAGCTGGGCCAGCGCGATCTGGTTTTGGACTTCGAGGGTGTGGGCGACCCAGGCGTTGTCCTCGCGCGCCTTCTGCAGCCAGTACACCGACGCCAGGCTGATCGCGACCAGCACGGCGAACGACAGCGACAGCAGTGTGACCTGGGCAAGCGAGCGCTTGCGCGCGGATTCAGGAGTCACCGCGCGCCTCCAGCACGAACGAAATCAGGCAAGCCATCCCCCAGGCGTCGCAAGGCAGAACTCAGAACGCTTTCTAACGTCGGTGAAACGGAAAGGTTCCCGAGGGACGAGGGGATTTTGGAGGAGTGGTCGCGGCGGAAGGAGCGAGCTCGCGTCGAAAGCCAACCCGTTGCAACGCGTTAGGCGGCTAACCTGCAGGATCGCCTGAAGCCAGATACTGCTCCAGCCAATGGATGTGGTAGTCGCCGTCGATGATCGACGGCTCACGCACCAGGGCGCGGAACAGCGGCAGCGTGGTCTCGATGCCGTCCACCACCATCTCGTCGAGCGCGCGGCGCAGCCGCATCAGGCACTCGCCGCGGGTCTTGCCGTGGACGATCAGCTTGCCGACCAGCGAGTCGTAATAGGGCGGGATCGTGTAGCCCTGATACACCGCTGAATCGATCCGGATGCCGAGGCCGCCGGGTGGATGATAGCGCGAGATCTTGCCGGGCGACGGCCGGAAGGTCACCGGGTTCTCGGCGTTGACCCGGCACTCGATGGCATGACCGTTGAGGGTGATCTCGTCCTGCGTCACCGGCAGGTCGCCGCCGGCGGCAATCCGGATCTGCTCCAGCACCAGATCGATGCCGGTGATCATCTCGGTCACCGGATGCTCGACCTGGATGCGGGTGTTCATTTCGATGAAATAGAACTCGCCGTCCTCGTACAGGAACTCGATCGTCCCGACGCCGAGATACTGCATGTCCTGCATCGCCTTGGCGCAGATCCCGCCGATCCGGGCGCGCGCCTCCGGGCTGATCACCGGCGAGGGGCTTTCCTCCCACACCTTCTGATGCCGGCGCTGCAGCGAGCAGTCGCGCTCGCCGAGATGGATCGCACCGCCGCGGCCGTCACCGAGCACCTGGATTTCGATGTGGCGCGGCTTCTGCAGATACTTTTCGAGATACACCGACGCGTCGCCGAACGCGGCCTTGGCCTCGTTGCCGGCGGTGGAGATCGCCAGCGCCAGGTCGTCGGCGGTGTGTGCGACCTTCATGCCGCGGCCGCCGCCGCCCGCTGCGGCTTTGACCAGCACCGGGAAGCCGATTTCCTGGGCGATCGCCATCGCATCGTCGTCTGGGCCGACCCCGCCGTCGGAGCCCGGGACGACCGGAATGCCGAGCCTCTTGGCGGTCTTCTTGGCCTCGATCTTGTCGCCCATCAGCCGGATGTGTTCGGCCTTCGGTCCGATGAAGTGAAGATTGTGGTCGGAGAGGATTTCGGCGAAGCGGGCGTTCTCGGACAGGAAGCCGTAGCCCGGATGCACCGCATCGGCGCCGGTGATCTCGCAGGCGGCGAGCAGC from the Rhodopseudomonas palustris genome contains:
- a CDS encoding citrate transporter, with the protein product MTPILIFGIPLDFILFAATLVGVAIFHRHTLLIALAGLVTVVGYKLAFAGFKTGVGLSGLALHMQHEWVTLANLFLLLMGFALLSAHFEKSGIPDEMPALLPDDWKGPVVLLGLVFVLSSFLDNIAAALIGGMVARHVFRGRVHIGYLAAIVAASNAGGSGSVVGDTTTTMMWIAGVSPLSVLEAYVAAVIALALFAVPASIQQQKFSPIVKNAPKGLQIEWVRVGIVAAILIAALAANVTANMKFPALLDHAPVLGLTVWAVILITAPLRRPDWELMPATFKGTIFLLALVTAASLMPVEELPAASWQTALGLGFVSAGFDNIPLTALALKQGGYDWGFLAYAVGFGGSMMWFGSSAGVAITNMFPEGKSVVMWLRHGWHVGVAYFIAFFAMLLLVGWHPDLPR
- a CDS encoding spermidine synthase, with translation MLPWIQLATAKVPGGGELRLMRRGEEFSIRLDANELMNSRLGGSEEALATLACQKLAGRPRPRVLIGGLGMGFTLRAALKVFGTDATIEVAELVPEVIDWGRGEMAGLYGDSLTDPRVSILQRDVGELIRAGAGRYDAILLDVDNGPEGLSRPANDQLYDSRGLSDARAALRGGGVLAVWSSGPDDSFTKRLRRSDFVVNEVPVRAVGKRTGSRHWIWLAVKT
- a CDS encoding response regulator; the protein is MTDAKPTLLYIDDDEALGRLVSRGLQRQGFCVEHVLSGEAGLERLRQGGIDVIALDQYMPGLDGLETLEQIQAIPDPPPVVFVTASQDSKIAVTALKAGADDYLVKDTQGEFVPLLQVAADQALKQAMVRKARDDAEAEVRASRDRYAALAAEREMLLREVNHRVGNSLQIIASLLHLQASSSKQDEVKAALTNAMGRVAAVAQVHRRLYTSHDLKSVMLNQYLESLLEDLRRSAEGNRMSRLTLSAQPVETDPDRAVAIGIIVNELVMNAVKYAYPEGKGPIHVELKADGDDLELVIADEGVGLNVKANPQSTGMGQRIVSAMAAKLEADVERDPNHSGTRMVLRFRRANATAAAAPEPATP
- a CDS encoding response regulator; translated protein: MSNPVTIIMIEDDEGHARLIERNIRRSGVNNEIIPFTSGTAALNYLFGSDGTGVEHQHRALLVLLDLNLPDASGIDILRRIKENDHLKATPVVVLTTTDDAHEIKRCYELGCNVYITKPVNYESFANAIRQLGLFFSVIQVPQPDAP
- a CDS encoding sensor histidine kinase — its product is MTPESARKRSLAQVTLLSLSFAVLVAISLASVYWLQKAREDNAWVAHTLEVQNQIALAQLQLRRAESAERGYVLTQQDDLIAQFEEAASDVVPRLKKLRDFVADNTAQVPFIDQAIASANSRIERFRQVIALAQQGRIEDARQLLRDTDGRRAMDTLTTSLTAMRQEENRLFSERTTEADRSQALATIITTTGSGLVLVLAGLSIFLVRRSARARDEAENQLRENNLNLESAVQERTADLREANEEIQRFAYIVSHDLRSPLVNIMGFTSELEELRSDIFRRIGTLSREVTGKQSAANADGDGEAELEPADRQLSEDFTEALGFIKSSIGKMDRLISAILNLTREGRRQFQPVRIETRELIENIVSTVAHQAAEANAQIRIEPLPEIVSDRLALEQIFSNLIDNALKYLKDGVPGDIVIRGRQKLGFVIFEIADNGRGIDPKDHQRIFDLFRRAGTQDRPGQGIGLAHVRALVRRLGGTMSVSSALGEGSTFTITLPAKWTANKNQEQRA
- the accC gene encoding acetyl-CoA carboxylase biotin carboxylase subunit, yielding MFDKILIANRGEIALRVLRACKELGIATVAVHSTADADAMHVRLADESVCIGPPPSKDSYLNVPALLAACEITGADAVHPGYGFLSENARFAEILSDHNLHFIGPKAEHIRLMGDKIEAKKTAKRLGIPVVPGSDGGVGPDDDAMAIAQEIGFPVLVKAAAGGGGRGMKVAHTADDLALAISTAGNEAKAAFGDASVYLEKYLQKPRHIEIQVLGDGRGGAIHLGERDCSLQRRHQKVWEESPSPVISPEARARIGGICAKAMQDMQYLGVGTIEFLYEDGEFYFIEMNTRIQVEHPVTEMITGIDLVLEQIRIAAGGDLPVTQDEITLNGHAIECRVNAENPVTFRPSPGKISRYHPPGGLGIRIDSAVYQGYTIPPYYDSLVGKLIVHGKTRGECLMRLRRALDEMVVDGIETTLPLFRALVREPSIIDGDYHIHWLEQYLASGDPAG